A region of Desulforegula conservatrix Mb1Pa DNA encodes the following proteins:
- a CDS encoding CheR family methyltransferase has protein sequence MSANNIQNLKMTDKEFLELSSIVNSETGIKMPPAKKSMLLSRLLKRIRILGLSSFAGYIEYLKTEKGRSEELFIFIDSVTTNKTDFLREPNHFDILTKRIIPELINRNGAGFKKKFRIWSAPCSTGEEPYTLAMCLNEFAAVHKGFSFSILGTDISTDVLKKAELAIYDHERVEVIDANLRKKYLLRGKGKYENTVRIIPALRSQVYFKRVNFMDEKYDSDGPLDVIFCRNVLIYFERAVQEKVINRLCRCLIPGGYLFTGHSENLNGLSVPLVHMGSTVYRKEEY, from the coding sequence ATGTCAGCCAATAATATCCAGAATCTTAAAATGACGGACAAGGAATTCCTTGAACTCAGTTCCATAGTGAACTCTGAGACGGGAATAAAGATGCCTCCGGCAAAAAAAAGCATGCTGCTGTCAAGACTGCTTAAGCGAATCAGAATCCTTGGTCTGTCATCATTCGCAGGGTATATCGAATATCTAAAAACAGAAAAAGGCCGGTCAGAAGAGCTGTTCATTTTCATAGATTCCGTAACCACAAACAAAACCGATTTTTTAAGGGAGCCCAATCATTTCGATATTCTGACAAAAAGAATCATCCCCGAGCTCATAAACAGAAACGGAGCAGGATTCAAAAAAAAATTCAGGATCTGGAGCGCTCCGTGTTCAACAGGCGAAGAACCTTACACCCTTGCCATGTGCCTTAACGAGTTTGCCGCTGTTCATAAGGGATTCTCGTTTTCAATACTTGGGACGGACATAAGCACGGATGTCCTTAAAAAGGCGGAACTTGCCATATACGACCACGAAAGGGTCGAAGTTATAGATGCCAATCTGCGTAAAAAATATCTTCTCAGGGGAAAAGGGAAATACGAGAATACAGTCAGAATAATTCCCGCACTCAGAAGCCAGGTATATTTCAAGAGGGTTAATTTCATGGACGAAAAGTATGACAGCGACGGGCCTCTGGATGTTATCTTCTGCAGAAACGTACTCATTTATTTCGAGAGGGCTGTCCAGGAAAAGGTAATAAACAGGCTCTGCCGCTGTCTTATTCCGGGCGGATATCTTTTTACAGGGCATTCCGAGAATCTTAACGGTTTATCTGTCCCGCTCGTACATATGGGATCCACAGTTTACAGAAAAGAGGAATATTAG
- a CDS encoding chemotaxis protein CheD, whose product MRRYIHESKRHVSIHIGEYHASGRPEIISTVVGSCVAVCLFEPVKKIGGMNHILLPGTANWNDFDFSARYGINAMELLINRMMKLGAERKIIIAKAFGGACTLSAMNSKDHIGIRNSEFVIEFLEQEGLRLASCSLGGDAGRKVLFHTDTGVVFIKKIIPAAIKNIMTEEQRKQEQILKEAGKTEEIIIF is encoded by the coding sequence ATGAGAAGGTATATACACGAATCAAAAAGACATGTCTCCATACATATAGGGGAATACCACGCATCGGGCCGTCCTGAAATAATATCAACAGTGGTGGGATCGTGCGTCGCAGTATGCCTTTTTGAACCTGTCAAAAAAATCGGGGGAATGAACCACATACTCTTGCCAGGAACAGCCAACTGGAATGACTTCGATTTTTCGGCCAGATACGGAATCAATGCCATGGAACTACTCATAAATAGGATGATGAAGCTCGGAGCAGAAAGAAAAATAATAATTGCCAAGGCTTTCGGAGGGGCATGCACACTGTCCGCCATGAATTCCAAGGATCACATCGGAATCAGAAATTCAGAGTTTGTTATCGAATTTCTTGAACAGGAAGGGCTCAGGCTCGCGAGTTGCAGTCTTGGCGGTGATGCAGGGAGAAAAGTTCTGTTTCATACTGACACAGGAGTCGTTTTCATAAAAAAGATAATACCGGCAGCCATAAAAAATATCATGACAGAAGAGCAGAGAAAGCAGGAGCAGATATTGAAGGAGGCAGGAAAGACAGAGGAAATTATTATTTTCTGA
- a CDS encoding chemotaxis protein CheW, with the protein MAEKIQIETKQYLTFHLDEEKFSLDITQVKEVLDFTTITKVPRTPDFMRGVINLRGGVVPVIDLRLKMGMPETVKTVHTRIIIVEVMIDGDPTILGVIADSVEEVCDIDSDMILPPPRIGTRLKTDFIKGMGKLGEDFVIILDIDKVFSSEEIAIANNLEKQREETGMTD; encoded by the coding sequence ATGGCCGAGAAAATACAAATCGAGACAAAACAGTATCTGACCTTTCATCTGGACGAGGAAAAATTCAGCCTGGACATAACCCAGGTCAAAGAGGTGCTGGACTTTACCACAATAACAAAGGTTCCGAGGACTCCTGATTTCATGCGAGGCGTGATAAATCTGAGGGGAGGAGTTGTTCCTGTTATTGACCTTAGGCTCAAGATGGGCATGCCGGAAACGGTAAAGACCGTTCATACCAGAATCATCATAGTGGAGGTAATGATAGACGGAGATCCCACAATTCTCGGAGTCATTGCAGATTCCGTGGAAGAAGTATGCGATATAGATTCAGATATGATTCTGCCTCCACCTAGAATCGGAACAAGACTAAAGACCGATTTCATCAAAGGTATGGGAAAGTTAGGCGAGGACTTCGTCATAATACTCGACATTGACAAAGTTTTTTCGTCCGAAGAAATAGCAATAGCAAACAACCTTGAAAAACAAAGAGAAGAGACAGGCATGACAGATTAA
- a CDS encoding chemotaxis protein CheA translates to MDIHKAAYQEEANELLTELEASLLELEETPDDMELIGRVFRAMHTIKGSGAMFGFDDIAEFTHDVETFFDLVRAGEIHVTKQIINLTLQACDQIRKMVEGETIDKGRSEHILSGFREIMQKPSSHEEKPAEIIKEEKTREATYRIRFYPNPQILATGGNPLFLMDELKELGRCRITARPDRIPILENLDPITCQMGWDILLTTKNGVNEIRDVFIFVEDGSDISIEEIDSEDIEDDVEYRPLGQILVGRGEISSDGLNQILGEKVKIGELIVASRQAEPEAVESALVEQEYIRDIRKKRQETVAASSIRVAADKLDKLVDLVGELVTVQARLTQKASVQNDSELVMIAEEVERLTADLRDNAMGIRMLPIGTTFSKFKRLVRDLSDELGKSIEMITEGGDTELDKTVIERLSDPLVHIIRNSIDHGIEQADIRKSTGKPAHGTVKLSAEHRGTNVLIKIKDDGAGLDAEAIKKKGIEKGLIDRDADLPEKEIFSLIFNPGFSTAKEITDVSGRGVGMDVVKKSIEALRGTIEIESVKGGGTTITLKLPLTLAIIDGLLVEIGTTSFVLPLSVVEECIELTSDTINKAHGRHMATLRGELVPYISLREFFGINSAHPDISQIAIAEVDGSRIGFVVDRVIGQHQTVIKSLGRVYRDVEGVSGATILGDGTIALMLDVNQLSQMAFTMEMNMVNSHH, encoded by the coding sequence ATGGACATTCACAAGGCGGCATATCAGGAAGAGGCGAATGAACTTCTGACAGAACTCGAGGCTTCGCTTCTCGAGCTTGAGGAAACACCTGATGACATGGAACTCATAGGCCGGGTTTTCCGGGCAATGCACACCATAAAGGGTTCAGGTGCAATGTTCGGCTTTGATGACATTGCCGAATTCACCCATGATGTGGAAACGTTTTTTGACCTTGTCAGGGCGGGAGAAATCCATGTCACAAAACAAATCATCAACCTTACTCTCCAGGCCTGTGACCAGATCCGTAAAATGGTCGAAGGCGAAACCATAGACAAAGGCAGATCAGAGCATATCCTTTCAGGCTTCAGGGAGATAATGCAAAAGCCATCTTCCCATGAAGAAAAGCCCGCCGAAATAATAAAGGAAGAAAAAACCAGGGAAGCCACATACAGAATCCGTTTTTATCCCAATCCCCAGATCCTTGCCACAGGCGGCAATCCCCTGTTTCTCATGGATGAGCTGAAAGAGCTGGGCAGATGCAGAATAACTGCAAGACCTGACAGAATCCCAATTCTTGAAAATCTTGACCCCATAACCTGCCAGATGGGCTGGGACATACTTCTGACAACAAAAAACGGCGTTAATGAAATCAGGGATGTATTCATTTTTGTTGAGGACGGCAGTGATATAAGCATAGAGGAAATAGACAGCGAAGACATAGAAGATGATGTTGAATATCGTCCCCTTGGCCAGATTCTGGTCGGCAGGGGCGAGATTTCTTCTGACGGCCTCAATCAGATCCTTGGCGAAAAAGTAAAAATAGGTGAACTGATTGTGGCGTCAAGACAGGCTGAACCAGAAGCTGTCGAGTCTGCACTCGTAGAACAGGAATACATAAGGGATATACGCAAAAAGAGGCAGGAAACAGTCGCGGCCTCGAGCATAAGGGTGGCTGCAGACAAACTCGACAAGCTTGTGGATCTTGTTGGCGAACTTGTTACTGTTCAGGCCAGACTCACCCAGAAAGCGTCTGTCCAGAATGATTCCGAGCTTGTCATGATAGCTGAGGAGGTGGAACGCCTGACCGCGGACCTCAGGGACAATGCCATGGGAATCAGAATGCTGCCCATTGGAACGACTTTCAGCAAATTCAAGCGGCTTGTCAGGGATCTGTCCGACGAGCTTGGAAAATCCATTGAAATGATCACCGAAGGCGGAGACACGGAACTTGACAAGACAGTTATAGAACGCCTGAGCGATCCCCTTGTACACATAATCCGCAACAGCATAGACCACGGTATAGAACAGGCTGATATCAGAAAAAGCACGGGGAAACCTGCCCATGGGACCGTCAAGCTGAGCGCCGAACACAGAGGAACAAATGTCCTTATCAAGATAAAAGATGACGGAGCAGGCCTGGATGCCGAAGCCATAAAGAAAAAAGGAATAGAAAAAGGACTCATTGACCGTGACGCAGACCTGCCTGAAAAAGAGATATTCTCCCTCATTTTCAATCCCGGATTCTCGACTGCCAAGGAAATCACAGATGTCTCCGGCCGGGGCGTTGGTATGGACGTTGTCAAAAAAAGCATAGAGGCGCTTAGGGGAACCATAGAAATAGAAAGCGTAAAAGGAGGGGGCACAACAATTACCCTCAAACTGCCACTGACACTTGCGATAATAGACGGTCTGCTTGTCGAGATAGGAACAACAAGCTTTGTTCTTCCCCTCTCTGTTGTGGAGGAATGCATAGAGCTTACATCAGACACGATAAACAAGGCCCATGGCCGCCATATGGCAACTTTAAGGGGAGAACTCGTGCCTTATATTTCCCTGCGTGAATTCTTCGGCATAAATTCCGCTCACCCGGATATTTCCCAGATAGCCATTGCTGAAGTGGACGGCTCAAGAATCGGCTTTGTGGTTGACAGGGTGATAGGCCAGCACCAGACAGTCATCAAATCGCTTGGCAGGGTATACAGGGACGTCGAAGGAGTGTCAGGAGCAACAATTCTTGGCGATGGAACCATTGCTCTCATGCTGGATGTCAACCAGCTTTCACAGATGGCATTTACCATGGAAATGAATATGGTGAACAGTCATCATTAG
- a CDS encoding response regulator, with protein MAKVILTADDSNSVRQMINFTLKQAGYDIIEAVDGKDALLKIKSCAVNMLITDLNMPNLDGIELIRRVRAIPEYKFVPIIMLTTESQADKKMAGKEAGATGWIVKPFNPEQLIAVVKKVIG; from the coding sequence ATGGCCAAGGTGATTCTTACGGCCGACGACTCCAACAGTGTACGGCAGATGATCAATTTTACCCTTAAACAGGCTGGATATGACATAATCGAAGCTGTTGACGGAAAGGATGCTCTTCTGAAAATTAAAAGCTGTGCCGTCAACATGCTCATCACTGACCTGAACATGCCTAATCTGGACGGAATCGAACTGATACGCCGGGTAAGGGCAATTCCTGAATATAAATTCGTTCCAATCATCATGCTCACAACCGAATCCCAGGCCGACAAAAAAATGGCCGGCAAGGAAGCAGGAGCCACAGGATGGATAGTAAAGCCATTTAATCCTGAGCAGCTTATTGCGGTGGTGAAAAAGGTCATAGGATAA
- a CDS encoding STAS domain-containing protein: MTETENDKTLLKISGVLSIYEAEAFKNELLSGFEKGDELYIDLGSVSDCDLTAIQLLYSAGKSAARLRKKLTFTNIPESILQTLDNACLSIEKLIKHDEKEV; encoded by the coding sequence ATGACAGAAACCGAAAACGATAAAACACTCCTTAAAATAAGCGGAGTCCTAAGCATTTATGAGGCAGAGGCGTTCAAAAACGAGCTTTTGTCAGGATTTGAAAAAGGAGACGAGCTCTACATTGATCTTGGCTCGGTTTCAGACTGCGACCTCACGGCAATTCAGCTGCTTTATTCGGCAGGCAAATCAGCCGCCAGACTCCGCAAAAAACTGACTTTCACAAACATCCCTGAATCAATCCTCCAGACCCTGGACAATGCATGCCTGTCCATTGAGAAGCTCATAAAGCATGATGAAAAGGAGGTATAA
- a CDS encoding PAS domain-containing hybrid sensor histidine kinase/response regulator: MKHKIKKNVIAFLLAALAAFAGMLFLRPEFTNILNIKNTPNLDFILGISAGGSIASLLWYRRVVNQSHILKKHQEILNEIEDGYYEVDLSGKTLFVNQGITKVLGYSAEEMLAMNNRAYMTPENAKNLYEAFNKVYKNGEPMRGVAYEIIHKDGNPRFLETSITLMKNHNGTPTGFRGVTRDITPRKLAEQALEMAKKAAEAASQAKSLFLANMSHEIRTPMNGVMGMTKILMDTELSDEQMHYLNLINSCGENLLDLLNDILDFSKIEARQLIIYPDLFKPEKIIEEIIDTLTPRALEKGINIIFDKSESFPGLLMGDALRIKQIVMNLADNAVKFSENRDVQIELECSWKNEHEACVSFMIKDAGIGMDKDKIDRLFKAFSQIDGSMTRKYGGTGLGLAISRQLASLMNGKIEVESEKGKGSLFTFTITLPYSQPGLESLSGRSHEKTGQNGLDLELYKKHVHDHLASKGKKELKVLLAEDHPVNRELCEKMLSKIDIFPVCAKNGQEALDHLSTLTFDLIIMDVQMPVVSGIEATKIIRKSGENQNTPIIALTAHAMRGDREKCLLAGMDDYISKPISMEIFYPTVLNSILHPR, translated from the coding sequence ATGAAGCACAAGATTAAAAAAAATGTCATAGCTTTTCTTCTCGCAGCCCTCGCCGCATTTGCAGGGATGCTATTCCTGCGCCCTGAATTCACCAATATCCTGAACATCAAAAACACGCCAAACCTGGACTTTATTCTTGGGATTTCCGCAGGAGGGTCAATAGCTTCGCTTTTATGGTACAGACGGGTAGTAAATCAATCCCATATACTTAAAAAGCATCAGGAAATCCTGAATGAGATCGAAGACGGATATTACGAGGTGGATCTTTCAGGGAAAACCTTGTTTGTCAATCAGGGAATAACCAAAGTCCTTGGTTATAGCGCAGAAGAAATGTTAGCCATGAATAACAGGGCCTATATGACTCCTGAAAACGCTAAAAACCTCTACGAGGCATTCAACAAAGTTTATAAAAACGGCGAACCCATGCGGGGAGTCGCTTACGAAATCATCCATAAGGACGGGAATCCAAGGTTCCTCGAAACCTCCATTACACTCATGAAAAACCATAATGGCACTCCGACAGGCTTCAGAGGAGTCACAAGGGATATAACACCAAGAAAACTCGCTGAACAGGCCCTTGAAATGGCAAAAAAAGCAGCTGAAGCTGCAAGCCAGGCAAAAAGCCTTTTTCTTGCAAATATGAGCCATGAGATAAGAACTCCCATGAACGGAGTTATGGGAATGACAAAAATTCTCATGGATACAGAACTGTCAGACGAGCAGATGCATTACCTGAATCTTATAAACTCGTGCGGTGAAAATCTGCTTGATCTTTTAAACGACATTCTGGATTTTTCAAAGATAGAGGCCCGTCAGCTGATAATCTACCCTGATTTATTCAAGCCTGAAAAAATAATCGAAGAGATAATTGACACATTGACTCCAAGAGCCCTGGAAAAGGGAATAAACATCATATTCGATAAATCAGAATCTTTTCCAGGTCTTCTTATGGGCGATGCACTGAGAATAAAGCAGATTGTAATGAACCTCGCTGACAATGCCGTTAAATTTTCTGAAAACAGGGATGTTCAGATAGAGCTGGAATGTTCCTGGAAAAATGAACATGAAGCTTGCGTAAGCTTCATGATAAAAGACGCTGGCATAGGAATGGACAAAGACAAAATAGACCGTCTTTTCAAGGCTTTCAGCCAGATTGACGGTTCAATGACAAGAAAATATGGTGGCACAGGTCTGGGACTTGCCATATCAAGACAGCTCGCATCCCTGATGAACGGAAAAATTGAAGTAGAAAGCGAAAAAGGCAAAGGCTCCTTATTTACCTTCACCATAACATTACCGTATTCACAACCTGGCCTTGAATCATTATCAGGCCGCTCTCATGAAAAAACCGGGCAAAACGGACTGGATCTGGAACTTTACAAAAAGCATGTCCATGACCATCTGGCCTCAAAAGGGAAAAAAGAACTGAAAGTCCTGCTTGCAGAAGATCACCCCGTAAACAGGGAGCTATGTGAAAAAATGCTTTCAAAAATAGACATTTTCCCTGTATGTGCAAAAAATGGCCAGGAAGCACTTGATCATCTTTCAACCCTGACATTTGATCTTATCATCATGGATGTTCAGATGCCTGTGGTATCGGGAATCGAGGCCACAAAAATTATCAGGAAGTCCGGGGAAAACCAAAATACCCCTATCATCGCCTTAACTGCCCACGCCATGAGGGGAGACAGGGAAAAATGTCTTTTGGCCGGGATGGATGACTATATTTCAAAACCCATATCAATGGAAATATTCTACCCCACAGTCCTGAATTCAATTCTTCATCCGAGATAA
- the budA gene encoding acetolactate decarboxylase, with translation MKKTTFIYLSILCIIFSGCSISRPDTIMQISTIDSLIAGNYDGHMSCGELLQNGDFGLGTFQGLDGEMVVLDGKIYQIKADGNVYSPDLNTGSPFASICDFKPEKTVTIENKTDFKAMEDIIDMASPNKNLFCAIRIDGDFSFMETRSVPAQRKPYSPLSEITKNQPRFKMRNISGTIVGFRCPPFVKGLNVPGYHLHFLSKDRTKGGHILSFETKNAECKIDICNGFYMVLPKDDDVFGGTDLTKNRNADLQKIEK, from the coding sequence ATGAAAAAAACAACATTTATTTATCTTTCCATTCTGTGCATTATCTTCTCAGGCTGTTCAATATCAAGGCCTGACACAATAATGCAGATTTCCACAATTGATTCTCTTATTGCCGGCAATTATGACGGTCATATGTCGTGCGGAGAACTTCTCCAAAACGGGGATTTCGGTCTCGGAACTTTTCAGGGGCTTGATGGAGAAATGGTCGTGCTTGACGGGAAAATTTACCAGATCAAGGCTGACGGGAATGTTTATTCTCCTGATTTGAATACGGGAAGCCCTTTTGCCTCCATTTGCGATTTCAAGCCTGAAAAAACCGTAACAATTGAAAATAAAACTGATTTTAAAGCCATGGAAGACATCATAGATATGGCCTCTCCAAACAAAAACCTGTTTTGCGCCATAAGAATTGATGGTGACTTCAGTTTTATGGAAACAAGAAGCGTCCCTGCCCAGAGAAAGCCCTACTCCCCTCTTTCTGAAATAACAAAAAATCAGCCGAGATTCAAAATGAGGAATATAAGTGGAACAATCGTCGGATTCAGATGTCCGCCTTTTGTCAAAGGGTTAAATGTCCCAGGATATCATCTTCATTTTCTTTCAAAAGACAGGACAAAAGGCGGTCACATACTTTCCTTTGAAACAAAAAATGCCGAATGCAAAATAGACATATGCAATGGTTTCTATATGGTTCTTCCAAAAGATGATGATGTGTTCGGCGGAACTGATCTCACAAAAAACAGAAACGCTGATCTTCAGAAAATTGAAAAATGA
- a CDS encoding multidrug effflux MFS transporter, translated as MNKKLPLLALLTAFPPLATDMYLPAIPTLQKQWNQPLSVINLTLVCFFIAYCISLLVYGPVSDRYGRRPPLMAGIGLYILACILCALSPNAESLIVSRIIQAAGAAAAATLAMAISKDLFTGKEREQILAVIAVIVSLAPMLAPVLGGWLLKWFSWPWIFVSQAILGAISLAGVYKMEETLKNPIKVKVSELASGYIYLFKNVKFMGYAIMVAIAAFPLFAFIGGSADIYITRLGLTEQTFGYFFGANALAFMAGSFSCSRLLRVMSSKHLMTAGFIGILTGGLWMLLFAGHGPYSLALPMALLTFSIGLSRPPSNNLVLEQVDKNAGAASSIMIFSYFIFGAISMWMISLDWENKIRTIGVVSLVAGCLMLGMWITLQRISANKKVSSL; from the coding sequence ATGAACAAAAAGCTCCCTTTGTTAGCCCTTCTGACCGCATTTCCACCACTTGCGACAGACATGTACCTCCCTGCAATACCAACTCTTCAGAAGCAGTGGAACCAGCCATTGTCAGTCATTAATCTGACGCTTGTCTGCTTTTTCATAGCCTACTGCATTTCGCTTCTGGTTTACGGGCCTGTCTCCGACAGATACGGAAGAAGACCGCCGCTCATGGCTGGAATAGGTTTATATATTCTGGCATGCATTCTCTGCGCTCTTTCTCCAAACGCGGAAAGCCTTATTGTTTCAAGAATAATCCAGGCAGCAGGAGCTGCAGCTGCAGCGACCCTTGCCATGGCGATCAGTAAGGATCTTTTTACTGGAAAAGAAAGGGAACAGATTCTGGCAGTGATCGCCGTGATAGTATCGCTTGCGCCAATGCTCGCCCCTGTTTTAGGTGGATGGCTCTTAAAATGGTTTTCATGGCCGTGGATTTTTGTGTCCCAGGCGATTCTCGGGGCAATTTCACTCGCCGGGGTTTACAAAATGGAAGAAACCCTTAAAAATCCAATTAAAGTAAAGGTATCTGAACTTGCCTCAGGTTACATATATCTTTTCAAGAATGTGAAGTTCATGGGTTACGCCATAATGGTCGCCATAGCAGCGTTTCCGCTTTTTGCGTTCATTGGCGGTTCTGCGGACATATACATCACAAGGCTCGGACTTACAGAACAGACCTTCGGATACTTCTTCGGAGCAAACGCGCTGGCCTTCATGGCGGGTTCGTTTTCATGCTCAAGACTTCTAAGGGTAATGTCATCAAAACATCTTATGACAGCCGGATTTATCGGAATCCTGACAGGAGGTTTATGGATGCTGCTTTTTGCCGGACATGGCCCATACAGCCTTGCCCTGCCAATGGCTCTTTTGACTTTTTCCATAGGCCTGAGCCGTCCACCAAGCAACAATCTCGTTCTTGAGCAGGTGGACAAAAACGCCGGAGCCGCATCATCCATCATGATTTTTTCATATTTCATATTCGGCGCCATTTCAATGTGGATGATATCCCTGGACTGGGAAAACAAGATCAGGACAATAGGGGTGGTAAGCCTTGTTGCAGGATGTTTGATGCTGGGGATGTGGATTACACTTCAAAGAATTTCAGCAAATAAAAAGGTGAGCTCATTATGA